A window from Esox lucius isolate fEsoLuc1 chromosome 16, fEsoLuc1.pri, whole genome shotgun sequence encodes these proteins:
- the rev1 gene encoding DNA repair protein REV1 isoform X3 produces MLTATPSINQPIPVLRPDPSADELRRLMMMHGGQFHLYYSRSKTTHIIATNLPNSKIQELRDQKVVRPEWITESVKAGHLLSYLQFQLYAKQKGLSFPSLCVPPGQETTAPGRVLPPPGHPHPSLGPPTSNLSHLTPGHNNPQANQTNPLLGHLSPVSGFIRTISSNHLYSDPGHIAPHPPGHVQPKPGCFRPPPPAYTQPQTAGPVLALPNHEHSKPGHATLMSNLSFSNHLQHSYRELDFRLNGSLLTYDNTGTMQMNGAREGGPCLIRPPKGAKNHPVTNGFALPVNGALKPLDLSPTWPHPPSSNLDAPKHLYSPPRGPSSPTISHHRNHLQPTNEQRPKPPPPTYQEATAASASRPLNLPPPKSCQSDSPPEKPHTPPDLNTSPSSVRLNGSHHNAFPPHPGVMETNSLSANPVSSNSAPSDSDHQSAKAKTGGIISEYYSHSRLHHISTWRNEFSEYVNTLQSSRRATGGANFPGRDRLRRHRREGGPAVPGPQSCILHVDMDCFFVSVGIRHRPDLKGKPVAVTSNRGPGRVAQRPGVDRQLEMQYYQKKYSHLASDRKDEDLEEMTSPPETERHASHGNNRVDTATLSMAEIASCSYEARQAGVRNGMFFGQAKLLCPSLQSVPYDFQAYKEVALTLYNTLASYTHSIEALSCDEALVDGSALLAELGVTPDELASAIRADVKERTGCSASVGMGSNILLARMATRKAKPDGQYLLRPEEVDDFIRDQTVTSLPGVGRSMGGKLASLGVRSCGDLQQVTLQRLQKEFGPRTGQTLFRFCRGLDDRPVRSEKERKSVSAEMNYNIRFTQVDEAESFLTNLSMELEKRLQGAGLKGRRLTLKVMVRKAGAPLEPSKYGGHGICDNLARSVTLAQTTDSGQLIACEVIKLFHTMSLEVRDLRGVGLQVQLLEGAHSDPSGPKSRSIRDMLLAPRPPAQQSPAQPRPSDPPPDALDSTTNQERRSSARVPAGVSTTRPLSPAEPIPGTSKGEPPPTIHTPTRTRLNLSIEVPSPSQVDRSVLEALPAELREQVESSWTHRETMRPHYRSRLGPSSPHPSPPPPPRMASPPEGRSAGTLVLQIPNQSGQSGSTGIILELPDFSQVDPDVFAALPPELQEELRSAYVRRGTQEVTEQRNPLLQLKNVAAGVGRVKRRYKRKNTNTSPAKKGPSPLKRPRPPGSSPAKALPHALRPRDLSNGLKLENGPSTSTLKQDALETRSKITLRPRPTLAGAWDFTDIRTLLREWVTTISEPMEEDILQVVKYCTDLIEDKDLEKLDLVIKCMKRLMQQSVESVWCMAFDFILDNVQVVVQQTYGSTLKIT; encoded by the exons ATGTTAACGGCTACACCG aGTATTAACCAGCCTATTCCCGTTCTGCGCCCAGACCCCAGTGCGGACGAGCTGCGGCGGCTGATGATGATGCACGGAGGTCAGTTCCACCTCTACTACTCCCGCTCCAAGACCACCCACATCATCGCCACCAACCTGCCCAACAGCAAGATCCAGGAGCTCCGGGACCAGAAGGTGGTGCGGCCTGAGTGGATCACTGAGAG TGTGAAGGCTGGCCATCTCCTGTCCTACCTGCAGTTCCAGCTTTATGCCAAGCAGAAAGGCCTGAGCTTCCCCAGCCTGTGTGTTCCCCCGGGCCAGGAGACCACAGCACCCGGCCGTGTTCTGCCTCCACCCGGCCACCCCCACCCCAGCCTTGGACCCCCCACATCCAACCTCAGTCACCTAACACCCGGCCACAACaacccacaagccaaccagacTAACCCCCTATTGGGTCACCTCAGTCCAGTGTCTGGATTCATCAGAACCATATCCTCCAACCACCTGTACTCTGACCCGGGACACATCGCGCCCCACCCACCCGGCCACGTTCAGCCCAAGCCAGGCTGCTTCCGACCCCCTCCACCTGCCTACACCCAGCCACAGACAGCTGGTCCTGTCCTAGCACTCCCCAACCACGAGCACTCTAAACCTGGACACGCAACACTCATGTCCAACCTGTCCTTTTCAAATCACCTACAGCACAGCTATCGGGAGTTGGACTTCAGACT GAACGGGTCACTACTGACATATGACAACACAGGGACTATGCAAATGAACGGGGCCCGGGAGGGGGGCCCCTGTCTGATCAGACCCCCAAAGGGGGCGAAGAACCATCCTGTTACCAATGGTTTTGCCCTCCCTGTGAATGGTGCCTTAAAACCTTTGGACCTTTCGCCAACATGGCCCCATCCCCCCTCATCCAACCTTGACGCACCCAAACATCTCTACAGCCCCCCCAGAGGCCCCAGTTCTCCCACCATCTCTCACCATAGAAACCACTTGCAACCAACCAATGAACAAAGACCCAAGCCCCCTCCGCCGACCTATCAAGAGGCAACGGCAGCCTCGGCTTCCCGCCCCCTCAATCTCCCACCTCCCAAGTCCTGTCAGTCAGATTCCCCACCTGAGAAACCACACACCCCACCCGACCTAAACACCTCCCCTTCCTCTGTCCGTCTGAATGGCAGTCACCACAATGCCTTTCCTCCTCACCCTGGTGTTATGGAAACCAACAGCCTATCAGCCAATCCTGTTTCATCAAACTCCGCCCCCTCGGACAGTGACCACCAGTCGGCAAAGGCGAAGACGGGAGGGATCATCTCGGAGTACTACTCTCACTCTCGCCTGCATCACATCTCCACGTGGAGAAATGAGTTCTCTGAGTATGTCAACACGCTGCAGAGCTCCAGGAGAGCCACCGGGGGCGCCAACTTCCCCGGCAGAGACCGGCTAAGACGCCACAGGAGAgaag GTGGCCCGGCTGTCCCCGGACCGCAGTCCTGCATTTTGCATGTGGACATGGACTGTTTCTTCGTCTCCGTGGGGATCAGACACCGGCCAGACCTTAAAG GGAAGCCAGTGGCGGTGACCAGTAACCGAGGTCCTGGCAGAGTGGCCCAGAGGCCTGGTGTTGACCGCCAGCTGGAGATGCAGTACTACCAGAAGAAATACTCCCACCTGGCCTCAGACAGGAAGGATGAGGACCTGGAGGAAATGACCTCGCCACCTGAAACTGAGAGACACGCATCCCACGGCAACAACCGTGTTGACACGGCTACCCTCTCCATGGCCGAGATCGCCTCCTGTAGCTATGAGGCCAG GCAGGCGGGGGTGAGGAACGGGATGTTTTTCGGCCAGGCCAAGCTGCTGTGTCCCTCCCTGCAGTCTGTCCCTTATGACTTCCAGGCGTATAAGGAAGTGGCCCTGACCTTGTACAACACCCTGGCCAG TTACACTCATAGCATAGAGGCTCTGAGTTGTGATGAGGCGTTGGTGGATGGCTCTGCCCTGCTGGCTGAATTGGGTGTTACACCAGATGAGTTGGCGAGCGCCATCCGGGCTGACGTCAAGGAGAGGACAGGGTGCTCGGCGTCCGTGGGCATGG GATCCAACATCCTGCTGGCGAGGATGGCTACTCGGAAAGCCAAGCCTGATGGACAGTACCTCCTGAGGCCAGAAGAAGTGGACGACTTCATAAGGGACCAGACCGTTACCAGCCTGCCAG GTGTGGGTCGTTCTATGGGTGGTAAACTGGCGTCTCTGGGGGTGAGGTCTTGTGGGGATCTGCAGCAGGTGACTCTTCAGCGGCTGCAGAAAGAGTTCGGGCCTCGGACCGGGCAGACTCTCTTCAGGTTCTGCCGAGGTCTGGATGACCGGCCCGTCCGcagtgagaaggagaggaagtcCGTCTCGGCCGAAATGAACTACAACATCCGCTTCACACAG GTGGATGAGGCGGAGTCATTCCTGACTAACCTGTCCATGGAGTTAGAGAAGCGTCTGCAGGGGGCGGGGCTTAAGGGTCGCAGGCTGACCCTAAAGGTCATGGTCCGTAAAGCTGGTGCCCCATTGGAGCCTTCTAAATATGGTGGTCATGGAATCTGTGATAATCTGGCAAG gtCAGTGACCCTCGCCCAGACAACAGACAGTGGTCAGCTGATCGCCTGTGAGGTCATCAAGCTCTTCCACACCATGAGTCTGGAGGTGCGGGACCTGAGGGGGGTGGGCCTCCAGGTTCAGCTTCTCGAGGGGGCCCATTCAGACCCCTCAGGACCCAAAAGCCGTTCAATCAGAGACATGCTGCTGGCCCCGCGCCCCCCGGCCCAGCAGTCCCCCGCCCAGCCCCGACCCTCAG ATCCGCCACCTGATGCTCTGGATTCAACTACCAATCAGGAGAGGAGATCGTCTGCCAGAGTCCCGGCTGGCGTCTCCACAACCCGCCCACTTTCACCCGCCGAGCCAATCCCAGGGACAAGCAAAGGGGAGCCACCACCCACCATTCACACCCCGACCCGGACACGCCTCAACCTCAGCATCGAGGTCCCTTCGCCTTCACAG GTGGACCGGTCTGTGCTGGAAGCCTTGCCTGCTGAGTTGAGGGAACAGGTTGAGAGTTCCTGGACCCACAGGGAGACCATGAGACCCCACTACAGATCACGCCTTGGCCCTTCctcccctcacccctctccccccccacccccacgcaTGGCCTCCCCCCCTGAAGGTCGGTCTGCAGGAACTCTGGTGCTTCAGATCCCCAACCAGTCTGGACAGTCCGGATCCACTGGGATCATACTGGAGCTGCCAGACTTctcccag GTGGACCCGGATGTGTTTGCAGCGCTCCCTCCAGAGCTCCAGGAGGAGCTGCGTTCAGCGTATGTCCGTCGAGGAACCCAGGAGGTCACGG AACAGAGGAACCCTCTGTTGCAGCTCAAGAATGTAGCGGCCGGGGTGGGACGTGTGAAGCGCCGCTACAAGAGGAAAAACACCAACACCAGCCCTGCTAAGAAAGGTCCCTCCCCTCTAAAGAGACCCCGCCCACCAGGAAGCAGCCCTGCCAAAGCCCTGCCACACGCGCTTAGACCCCGGGACCTCTCCAACGGCCTCAAG CTGGAGAATGgaccctccacctccaccctgaAACAGGACGCCCTGGAGACACGCTCCAAGATCACCCTGCGCCCCAGACCCACCCTGGCTGGAGCCTGGGATTTCACCGACATCCGAACACTCCTCAGAGAATGGGTCACTACCATCTCAG
- the rev1 gene encoding DNA repair protein REV1 isoform X1 — MSRDGRRKRENDDNGWASRGGYMAAKVSKLEEQFKLDAPGEKQKGVSGSSIFAGVAIHVNGYTDPSADELRRLMMMHGGQFHLYYSRSKTTHIIATNLPNSKIQELRDQKVVRPEWITESVKAGHLLSYLQFQLYAKQKGLSFPSLCVPPGQETTAPGRVLPPPGHPHPSLGPPTSNLSHLTPGHNNPQANQTNPLLGHLSPVSGFIRTISSNHLYSDPGHIAPHPPGHVQPKPGCFRPPPPAYTQPQTAGPVLALPNHEHSKPGHATLMSNLSFSNHLQHSYRELDFRLNGSLLTYDNTGTMQMNGAREGGPCLIRPPKGAKNHPVTNGFALPVNGALKPLDLSPTWPHPPSSNLDAPKHLYSPPRGPSSPTISHHRNHLQPTNEQRPKPPPPTYQEATAASASRPLNLPPPKSCQSDSPPEKPHTPPDLNTSPSSVRLNGSHHNAFPPHPGVMETNSLSANPVSSNSAPSDSDHQSAKAKTGGIISEYYSHSRLHHISTWRNEFSEYVNTLQSSRRATGGANFPGRDRLRRHRREGGPAVPGPQSCILHVDMDCFFVSVGIRHRPDLKGKPVAVTSNRGPGRVAQRPGVDRQLEMQYYQKKYSHLASDRKDEDLEEMTSPPETERHASHGNNRVDTATLSMAEIASCSYEARQAGVRNGMFFGQAKLLCPSLQSVPYDFQAYKEVALTLYNTLASYTHSIEALSCDEALVDGSALLAELGVTPDELASAIRADVKERTGCSASVGMGSNILLARMATRKAKPDGQYLLRPEEVDDFIRDQTVTSLPGVGRSMGGKLASLGVRSCGDLQQVTLQRLQKEFGPRTGQTLFRFCRGLDDRPVRSEKERKSVSAEMNYNIRFTQVDEAESFLTNLSMELEKRLQGAGLKGRRLTLKVMVRKAGAPLEPSKYGGHGICDNLARSVTLAQTTDSGQLIACEVIKLFHTMSLEVRDLRGVGLQVQLLEGAHSDPSGPKSRSIRDMLLAPRPPAQQSPAQPRPSDPPPDALDSTTNQERRSSARVPAGVSTTRPLSPAEPIPGTSKGEPPPTIHTPTRTRLNLSIEVPSPSQVDRSVLEALPAELREQVESSWTHRETMRPHYRSRLGPSSPHPSPPPPPRMASPPEGRSAGTLVLQIPNQSGQSGSTGIILELPDFSQVDPDVFAALPPELQEELRSAYVRRGTQEVTEQRNPLLQLKNVAAGVGRVKRRYKRKNTNTSPAKKGPSPLKRPRPPGSSPAKALPHALRPRDLSNGLKLENGPSTSTLKQDALETRSKITLRPRPTLAGAWDFTDIRTLLREWVTTISEPMEEDILQVVKYCTDLIEDKDLEKLDLVIKCMKRLMQQSVESVWCMAFDFILDNVQVVVQQTYGSTLKIT, encoded by the exons ATGAGTCGTGATGGgcggaggaagagggagaatgATGACAATGGCTGGGCATCCAGA GGAGGTTACATGGCTGCCAAGGTGTCCAAGCTGGAAGAGCAGTTCAAGTTGGACGCCCCCGGAGAGAAGCAGAAAGGTGTTTCCGGCTCCAGCATCTTTGCCGGCGTGGCCATCCATGTTAACGGCTACACCG ACCCCAGTGCGGACGAGCTGCGGCGGCTGATGATGATGCACGGAGGTCAGTTCCACCTCTACTACTCCCGCTCCAAGACCACCCACATCATCGCCACCAACCTGCCCAACAGCAAGATCCAGGAGCTCCGGGACCAGAAGGTGGTGCGGCCTGAGTGGATCACTGAGAG TGTGAAGGCTGGCCATCTCCTGTCCTACCTGCAGTTCCAGCTTTATGCCAAGCAGAAAGGCCTGAGCTTCCCCAGCCTGTGTGTTCCCCCGGGCCAGGAGACCACAGCACCCGGCCGTGTTCTGCCTCCACCCGGCCACCCCCACCCCAGCCTTGGACCCCCCACATCCAACCTCAGTCACCTAACACCCGGCCACAACaacccacaagccaaccagacTAACCCCCTATTGGGTCACCTCAGTCCAGTGTCTGGATTCATCAGAACCATATCCTCCAACCACCTGTACTCTGACCCGGGACACATCGCGCCCCACCCACCCGGCCACGTTCAGCCCAAGCCAGGCTGCTTCCGACCCCCTCCACCTGCCTACACCCAGCCACAGACAGCTGGTCCTGTCCTAGCACTCCCCAACCACGAGCACTCTAAACCTGGACACGCAACACTCATGTCCAACCTGTCCTTTTCAAATCACCTACAGCACAGCTATCGGGAGTTGGACTTCAGACT GAACGGGTCACTACTGACATATGACAACACAGGGACTATGCAAATGAACGGGGCCCGGGAGGGGGGCCCCTGTCTGATCAGACCCCCAAAGGGGGCGAAGAACCATCCTGTTACCAATGGTTTTGCCCTCCCTGTGAATGGTGCCTTAAAACCTTTGGACCTTTCGCCAACATGGCCCCATCCCCCCTCATCCAACCTTGACGCACCCAAACATCTCTACAGCCCCCCCAGAGGCCCCAGTTCTCCCACCATCTCTCACCATAGAAACCACTTGCAACCAACCAATGAACAAAGACCCAAGCCCCCTCCGCCGACCTATCAAGAGGCAACGGCAGCCTCGGCTTCCCGCCCCCTCAATCTCCCACCTCCCAAGTCCTGTCAGTCAGATTCCCCACCTGAGAAACCACACACCCCACCCGACCTAAACACCTCCCCTTCCTCTGTCCGTCTGAATGGCAGTCACCACAATGCCTTTCCTCCTCACCCTGGTGTTATGGAAACCAACAGCCTATCAGCCAATCCTGTTTCATCAAACTCCGCCCCCTCGGACAGTGACCACCAGTCGGCAAAGGCGAAGACGGGAGGGATCATCTCGGAGTACTACTCTCACTCTCGCCTGCATCACATCTCCACGTGGAGAAATGAGTTCTCTGAGTATGTCAACACGCTGCAGAGCTCCAGGAGAGCCACCGGGGGCGCCAACTTCCCCGGCAGAGACCGGCTAAGACGCCACAGGAGAgaag GTGGCCCGGCTGTCCCCGGACCGCAGTCCTGCATTTTGCATGTGGACATGGACTGTTTCTTCGTCTCCGTGGGGATCAGACACCGGCCAGACCTTAAAG GGAAGCCAGTGGCGGTGACCAGTAACCGAGGTCCTGGCAGAGTGGCCCAGAGGCCTGGTGTTGACCGCCAGCTGGAGATGCAGTACTACCAGAAGAAATACTCCCACCTGGCCTCAGACAGGAAGGATGAGGACCTGGAGGAAATGACCTCGCCACCTGAAACTGAGAGACACGCATCCCACGGCAACAACCGTGTTGACACGGCTACCCTCTCCATGGCCGAGATCGCCTCCTGTAGCTATGAGGCCAG GCAGGCGGGGGTGAGGAACGGGATGTTTTTCGGCCAGGCCAAGCTGCTGTGTCCCTCCCTGCAGTCTGTCCCTTATGACTTCCAGGCGTATAAGGAAGTGGCCCTGACCTTGTACAACACCCTGGCCAG TTACACTCATAGCATAGAGGCTCTGAGTTGTGATGAGGCGTTGGTGGATGGCTCTGCCCTGCTGGCTGAATTGGGTGTTACACCAGATGAGTTGGCGAGCGCCATCCGGGCTGACGTCAAGGAGAGGACAGGGTGCTCGGCGTCCGTGGGCATGG GATCCAACATCCTGCTGGCGAGGATGGCTACTCGGAAAGCCAAGCCTGATGGACAGTACCTCCTGAGGCCAGAAGAAGTGGACGACTTCATAAGGGACCAGACCGTTACCAGCCTGCCAG GTGTGGGTCGTTCTATGGGTGGTAAACTGGCGTCTCTGGGGGTGAGGTCTTGTGGGGATCTGCAGCAGGTGACTCTTCAGCGGCTGCAGAAAGAGTTCGGGCCTCGGACCGGGCAGACTCTCTTCAGGTTCTGCCGAGGTCTGGATGACCGGCCCGTCCGcagtgagaaggagaggaagtcCGTCTCGGCCGAAATGAACTACAACATCCGCTTCACACAG GTGGATGAGGCGGAGTCATTCCTGACTAACCTGTCCATGGAGTTAGAGAAGCGTCTGCAGGGGGCGGGGCTTAAGGGTCGCAGGCTGACCCTAAAGGTCATGGTCCGTAAAGCTGGTGCCCCATTGGAGCCTTCTAAATATGGTGGTCATGGAATCTGTGATAATCTGGCAAG gtCAGTGACCCTCGCCCAGACAACAGACAGTGGTCAGCTGATCGCCTGTGAGGTCATCAAGCTCTTCCACACCATGAGTCTGGAGGTGCGGGACCTGAGGGGGGTGGGCCTCCAGGTTCAGCTTCTCGAGGGGGCCCATTCAGACCCCTCAGGACCCAAAAGCCGTTCAATCAGAGACATGCTGCTGGCCCCGCGCCCCCCGGCCCAGCAGTCCCCCGCCCAGCCCCGACCCTCAG ATCCGCCACCTGATGCTCTGGATTCAACTACCAATCAGGAGAGGAGATCGTCTGCCAGAGTCCCGGCTGGCGTCTCCACAACCCGCCCACTTTCACCCGCCGAGCCAATCCCAGGGACAAGCAAAGGGGAGCCACCACCCACCATTCACACCCCGACCCGGACACGCCTCAACCTCAGCATCGAGGTCCCTTCGCCTTCACAG GTGGACCGGTCTGTGCTGGAAGCCTTGCCTGCTGAGTTGAGGGAACAGGTTGAGAGTTCCTGGACCCACAGGGAGACCATGAGACCCCACTACAGATCACGCCTTGGCCCTTCctcccctcacccctctccccccccacccccacgcaTGGCCTCCCCCCCTGAAGGTCGGTCTGCAGGAACTCTGGTGCTTCAGATCCCCAACCAGTCTGGACAGTCCGGATCCACTGGGATCATACTGGAGCTGCCAGACTTctcccag GTGGACCCGGATGTGTTTGCAGCGCTCCCTCCAGAGCTCCAGGAGGAGCTGCGTTCAGCGTATGTCCGTCGAGGAACCCAGGAGGTCACGG AACAGAGGAACCCTCTGTTGCAGCTCAAGAATGTAGCGGCCGGGGTGGGACGTGTGAAGCGCCGCTACAAGAGGAAAAACACCAACACCAGCCCTGCTAAGAAAGGTCCCTCCCCTCTAAAGAGACCCCGCCCACCAGGAAGCAGCCCTGCCAAAGCCCTGCCACACGCGCTTAGACCCCGGGACCTCTCCAACGGCCTCAAG CTGGAGAATGgaccctccacctccaccctgaAACAGGACGCCCTGGAGACACGCTCCAAGATCACCCTGCGCCCCAGACCCACCCTGGCTGGAGCCTGGGATTTCACCGACATCCGAACACTCCTCAGAGAATGGGTCACTACCATCTCAG